GAGTCCTACACGCCGCTGCTCATGGCGGCCAGGCCCCTGCGGCGCTCCTTCGGCGGCATGGGCCCCTGGGCGCGCTTCCAACGCCACGTGGCGGAGCTGGACCAGTTGCTGACGGAGGAGCTCGCCACCCGGCGCGGGCGCGAGGAGAGCCACATCGACATCCTCAGCCTGATGCTCGCCGCGCGGGACGAGGACGGCCAGCCCATGAAGGACGAGGAGCTCAAGGACGAGCTGCGCACCCTGCTCATCGCCGGCCACGAGACGACGGCCATCGGCATGGCCTGGGCGCTCTACCACCTGCACCGCAACCCCGAGACGCTCGAGCGGCTGGTCGCGGAGCTGGCCCCGCTAGGCGCGACGCCCGAGCCGGAGGCGCTCATGAAGTTGCCCTACCTCGGCGCGGTGTGTGACGAGTCGCTGCGCCTGCACCCGGTTCTGGCGGTGGTCGGCCGCCGCACGCTGGCCCCCTTCACGCTGCGCGGACGCGAGCTGCCGGCCGGCACCGGCATCATGGCCGCCATCTGCCTGGCGCACGTGGACCCCAAGCTCTACCCCGAGCCCGACCGCTTCCGGCCCGAGCGCTTCCTGGAGCGCAAGTTCACGCCCTTCGAGTACCTGCCCTTCGGCGGCGGGGCCCGGCGCTGCATCGGCGCGGCCTTCGCCCAGTACGAGATGCGGGTCGTCCTCGGCACGCTGCTGGCCGCGCACCGCTTCTCGCTCGCGAGCGACAAGCCGGAGCGCCCCGTGCGCCGCAACGTCACCATCGGCCCCGGAGGCGGCGTGGAGCTGGTGTACCAGGGCCCCCGCCACGGAGCGCTCGCGTGACGGAAGCGGACGAGGCGCGCGCGCGCATCCTGGAGAAGGCGGAGCAGACCTTCCTCACCCATGGCTACTCGCGGGTGACGATGGACGACATCGCCACCGAGCTGCGGATGAGCAAGAAGACGCTCTACCGCCACTTCTCCAGCAAGGAGCAGCTGGGCGCGGCGGCCCTCGAGGCCAGCATGAGCCGCTTCGGCGAGAAGCTGGAGGCCCTCCTCGCGGACGAGCGGCTGGACTTCGGCGAGCGCCTGGAGCACTTCGCGCGGGCGTTGGCCGGCCGCTACGCGAGCGCCGCCACGGTGCTCCGGGACCTGCAGCGGGACGCGCCCGCCCTGTGGCAGCGGCTGCTGGAGCTGCGACGCGAGTCGGTGCAGGCCCGCTTCGGCGCCTTCCTCGCCTCGGGAGTCCAGGCCGGGGCCATCCGCTCGGACGTGGAGCCCCGGCTGGTGCTCCGCATGGTCATCACCCTGGTGGATCAGCTCATGCGGCCGGACGTCCTGGCCGAGCTGGAGCTGAGCGCCGAGCAGGTCTTCCCCAGCATGCTGGGGGTGATTCTGGACGGCATCCGCACCGGGCGCGAAACGGGAAAAACACGCCTGCCTGCCCGCTCTCCGGCCCGGCCGGGAAGGTAGCTGGAGCGCCGATCATCTGCTACGAATGGGCTCCTCCGCCGGGGTCTTCCTCCCCCATAAGGCGGCGTTGAAGCCCGGCATGAATTTCCCTTCGAGGCTGCACGCACTGGCGGCTTTCCTGCCCGGCGCGCTGCTGCGGGCGCTCCTGGCGGATGCGTCGCGCCCGCACGAGGGAGCCCGTCTCGAGCAGCAGGGCGCGGTGCTCTTCGCCGACCTGACGGGCTTCACCGCCCTGGCCGAGGCGATGAATGGCGCGGGCCCCTCCGGCGCCGAGCGTCTGCGCGGCATCCTCGACGCGTTCTTCTCGCGGCTCATCGACACGCTCACCGCGCACGGAGGGGACGTGCTGCGCTTCGCGGGGGACGCGGTGGTGGCGCTGTGGCCGGCGGAGTCCCCCGAGGATCTGCCACGCGCGGTGCGGCTGGCGGCCGGGTGCGCACAGGCGGCCCAGGCCCTCATCGCGGGGCTGGAGCCGGTGGACGGGGTGCGGCTGCGGTTGAAGGTGGGCATCGGCGCCGGGCCGGTGCAGCTCTCCGACGTGGGAGGCGAGAAGGGACGCTGGGACTTCCTCGTCTCGGGCGAGCCGCTGCTGGAGATGGCCCGGGCGGAGCACGCGGCGCAGCCGGGGGAAATCCTCCTCGGCCCCCAGGCCTGGCGGCTGCTGGGAGAGGCCCAGGGCACGCCCCGGGGCGCGGCCGGCTGGCGGCTGCTGGAGATGAAGCCGGTGCCCCTGCCGCAGGTGCGCCCCCCCGAGCCGGTGCCGGAGCTGGAGCCGGCGCTGCGCGCGTACCTGCCGCTGGTGGTGGCGCGCCGGCTGGAGGCCGGACACGGCCAGTGGCTGTCCGAGTTCCGTACCGCCACGGTGCTGTTCATCAACCTGGGCGCCGCGGACTTCGCCGCCGGCAAGCGCCACGAGGAGCTGCAGCGCGCGCTGCGCACGATTCAATCCGTCCTCTTCCGCTACGAGGGAAGCGCCAACCAGGTGGTGGTGGACGACAAGGGCGTGGTGATGGTGGCGGCCTTCGGGCTGCCGCCGCTGTCGCACGAGGACGACGCGGCGCGGGCGGTGCAGACGGCGCTCGAGGTGCGCACGGCGCTGCGGGAGCAGGGAGTGCCCCACCGGCTGGGGCTGGCCACCGGGCGCGTCTTCTGTGGCACCACCGGCGGAGCCAAGCGGCGCGAGTACGTGATGGTGGGCCACACGGTGAACCTCGCCGCGCGGCTGATGCAGGCCGCGGTGGACGACATCCTCTGCGACGCCACCACGCTGCGCCTGGCCTCGACGCGGCTGCGCTTCGAGACGCTCGAGCCCCTGAAGGTGAAGGGGATTACCCACCCGGTGCCGGTGTTCCGCCCCGCGCGGGGCGCCGAGGGCACGGGAGCGTCCGCCCGGGACACGCGGGTGGTGGGCCGCCAGGAGGAGCGCTCCCGGCTGGCCTCGGTGGTGCGGGCCCTGGCGGAGCGGGGCGTGGGTGGCAGCGTGTTGCTCGAGGGCGAGGCGGGCCTCGGCAAGTCCGTGCTGGTGAGCGAGCTGCTGGAGCGGGCGCACGCCGCCGGAGTCTCCTGCGTGCTGGGAGCGGGCACCGCGGTGGAGCGCTCGTCGGCCTACCACGCGTGGCGCCCCATCCTCTCGCGCCTGCTGGGGCTGGACACCCTGCCGGACGAGGCCGCCCGCACCGCGCGCCTGCTGGAGCTGCTGCGCGCCCGGCCCGAGCAGGAGGCCTGGGCGCCCCTGCTCAACGGCGTGCTGCCGGTGGAGGTGCCGGAGAACGAGGTGGTGCGGAACATGACGGCCTCGCTGCGTGGCGCCAACACGCGCGAGCTGCTCGTGCAGCTGCTCGACGGAGGTGTCCGGGAGCGCCCGCGCCTGGTGGTGCTGGACGACGCGCACTGGATGGACTCCTCCTCGTGGGAGCTGGCGCTGGCCGTGCTTCGGCGGGTGAAGCGGCTGTTGCTGGTGCTCTCCACGCGCCCCCCCGGCGAGGCCGCCCTCCCCGAGTACCGCCAGCTGCGCGAGGCCCCCGGCACCCTGTACCTGCCCCTGGAGCGCATGCCGCACGAGGACGTGCTGACGCTGGTGCGCCAGCGGCTGGGCGTGCGCCAGTTGCCTCCCCAGGTGGCCTCCCTCATCCGGGACCGGGCCGAGGGCCACCCCTTCTTCAGCGAGGAGCTGGCGTGCGCCCTGCGGGACGCGGGCTACCTCACCATCGAGCGCGGCGAGTGCCGGCTGGTGGAGCGCTCCGTGGAGCGCATGGCGCTGGAGATGCCCGGCACCATCCAGGGCCTGCTCACCAGCCGCATCGACCGGCTCACGCCCCAGCAACAGCTCACCCTGAAGGTGGCCAGCGTGCTCGGCCGTGCCTTCCCCGTCGAGCTGCTGCGGGCCGTGCACCCGGTGGAGAAGGACCGCGCCACGCTGCCGGAGCAGCTCGCCGAGCTGGAGCGGCTGGGACTCATGCGGCCGGAGGACTCGCCCGCGGGCCCCGTGTATGCCTTCAAGCACGTGCTCATCCAGGAGGCCGCCTACCAGCTGATGGCCTTCTCCCAGCGCCGGGAGCTGCACCGCGCGGTGGCGCTGCTCCACGAGCCCGAGCTGGAGGAGCGCGGCGAGGAGCTGCTGCCCCTGCTGGCGCACCACTGGCGGCTGGCGGAGGAGCACCAACGGGCGCTGGAGCTGCTGGAGCGGGCCTCGGAGGCCGCCTCCTCGCGCGGGGCCCACCACGAGACCATCGCCTTCCTCACCCAGGCCCTGGAGCTCACCACCAGCGGCGCCGCGCCGGTGGACGAGCTGCGCCATGCCCGCTGGAGCGCGCGGCTGGGCAGTGCGTACCACTCCCTGGGCGAGACGGAGCGCAGCCGGACCCACTGCGACAGCGCCCTGCAACTGCTGCGCAAGAAGCGTCCCATCTCCCGGGCGGGCTGGGGCGGCCGGCTGTCGTGGGAGCTGCTGCGGCACCTGACGCGCATGGCCCTGGGACGCTGGCTGCCGGCACCTCGCGCGTCCACGGAGCGCGAGCGGCTCAAGCTCACCGCGAGCATCTTCAGCATCCTCACCGAGCAGGCCTTCTACGCGGACCGGCTGCTGGAGTACTTCACCTCCTGCCTGGCCGCCATCAACCTGGCGGAGGCCACGCGCGACTTCACCCCCGCCGCCCTCGCCTACAACGCGCTGGGTTACACGGCCGGTCTGGGCCGGATGCACGGGCTGTCCAACCGCTACTTCCGCCGCGCCACCTCCGCGCGCTCCCCCATCACCGACGTCGTCCAGGGCTCCTACCACCTGACGTTCGGCCGCTGGGACGAGGGCATGGCGCAGGTGGAGCAGGGCATCGGCGCGGCCCGCGTCATCAATGACCGGCTCACCGTGTGCACCGGCCTGGAGGTGCTGGGCATGGGGCTGGAGATGGCGCGCGAGCCGGGCGCCGCCCAGTACGTGCGCGAGTCCATGCTGCGGGTGGCCCAGGAGGCCTCCAACGTCGTCAACGCCATGTGGGCCCTCACGGAGATGGCGCCCACGCTGCTGCAGCTCGACCGGCTGGACGAGGCGGTGGAGCGGCTGCGCGAGGCGGAGGTGCTGGTGCCCCGGGCGGACCCGCTCACCGTGCTGCGCTACCACTGCAACGCGGCGCTCGTCTCCCAGCGCACGGGCGAGCACGGCCGCGTCCTGGCCCACGCGCGCGAGGCCCTGCGCATGCTGCGCAAGCGCCCCCTGGTGGTGTGGTCCGACCTCACCTCCCTGAGCGCGCTGGTGCAGGCGTGCATGGAGCTGTGGGAGGAGGCGCGCACCGCCGGAGAGGCCCTGGCCACCGAGCCCAGGGCCCTGGCCATCGAGTCCCTCCAGGTGCTGCGCAAGGCGAGCAGGCTCTACCCGGTCGCCCTCAGCCGCACCACCCGCCTGGAGGG
This is a stretch of genomic DNA from Archangium violaceum. It encodes these proteins:
- a CDS encoding cytochrome P450, with protein sequence MSTQPQLPPGPLSFAPLQTLRFMRDATGFMRECRTRYGDPFTAPLPVGNVVVTGDPEGIREIFSADPALFEPLGNLILAPAVGDNSLLLMGGQRHKRERKLLMPPFHGERMRAYGQMMRDLTLESTGTLRPGGTFRAQDITQAISLEVIIHAVFGIKEPERVRRYREVFASYMESYTPLLMAARPLRRSFGGMGPWARFQRHVAELDQLLTEELATRRGREESHIDILSLMLAARDEDGQPMKDEELKDELRTLLIAGHETTAIGMAWALYHLHRNPETLERLVAELAPLGATPEPEALMKLPYLGAVCDESLRLHPVLAVVGRRTLAPFTLRGRELPAGTGIMAAICLAHVDPKLYPEPDRFRPERFLERKFTPFEYLPFGGGARRCIGAAFAQYEMRVVLGTLLAAHRFSLASDKPERPVRRNVTIGPGGGVELVYQGPRHGALA
- a CDS encoding TetR/AcrR family transcriptional regulator, with protein sequence MTEADEARARILEKAEQTFLTHGYSRVTMDDIATELRMSKKTLYRHFSSKEQLGAAALEASMSRFGEKLEALLADERLDFGERLEHFARALAGRYASAATVLRDLQRDAPALWQRLLELRRESVQARFGAFLASGVQAGAIRSDVEPRLVLRMVITLVDQLMRPDVLAELELSAEQVFPSMLGVILDGIRTGRETGKTRLPARSPARPGR
- a CDS encoding AAA family ATPase — its product is MNFPSRLHALAAFLPGALLRALLADASRPHEGARLEQQGAVLFADLTGFTALAEAMNGAGPSGAERLRGILDAFFSRLIDTLTAHGGDVLRFAGDAVVALWPAESPEDLPRAVRLAAGCAQAAQALIAGLEPVDGVRLRLKVGIGAGPVQLSDVGGEKGRWDFLVSGEPLLEMARAEHAAQPGEILLGPQAWRLLGEAQGTPRGAAGWRLLEMKPVPLPQVRPPEPVPELEPALRAYLPLVVARRLEAGHGQWLSEFRTATVLFINLGAADFAAGKRHEELQRALRTIQSVLFRYEGSANQVVVDDKGVVMVAAFGLPPLSHEDDAARAVQTALEVRTALREQGVPHRLGLATGRVFCGTTGGAKRREYVMVGHTVNLAARLMQAAVDDILCDATTLRLASTRLRFETLEPLKVKGITHPVPVFRPARGAEGTGASARDTRVVGRQEERSRLASVVRALAERGVGGSVLLEGEAGLGKSVLVSELLERAHAAGVSCVLGAGTAVERSSAYHAWRPILSRLLGLDTLPDEAARTARLLELLRARPEQEAWAPLLNGVLPVEVPENEVVRNMTASLRGANTRELLVQLLDGGVRERPRLVVLDDAHWMDSSSWELALAVLRRVKRLLLVLSTRPPGEAALPEYRQLREAPGTLYLPLERMPHEDVLTLVRQRLGVRQLPPQVASLIRDRAEGHPFFSEELACALRDAGYLTIERGECRLVERSVERMALEMPGTIQGLLTSRIDRLTPQQQLTLKVASVLGRAFPVELLRAVHPVEKDRATLPEQLAELERLGLMRPEDSPAGPVYAFKHVLIQEAAYQLMAFSQRRELHRAVALLHEPELEERGEELLPLLAHHWRLAEEHQRALELLERASEAASSRGAHHETIAFLTQALELTTSGAAPVDELRHARWSARLGSAYHSLGETERSRTHCDSALQLLRKKRPISRAGWGGRLSWELLRHLTRMALGRWLPAPRASTERERLKLTASIFSILTEQAFYADRLLEYFTSCLAAINLAEATRDFTPAALAYNALGYTAGLGRMHGLSNRYFRRATSARSPITDVVQGSYHLTFGRWDEGMAQVEQGIGAARVINDRLTVCTGLEVLGMGLEMAREPGAAQYVRESMLRVAQEASNVVNAMWALTEMAPTLLQLDRLDEAVERLREAEVLVPRADPLTVLRYHCNAALVSQRTGEHGRVLAHAREALRMLRKRPLVVWSDLTSLSALVQACMELWEEARTAGEALATEPRALAIESLQVLRKASRLYPVALSRTTRLEGTRAWLEGRSERARGLWQRAIEHARTWRMPTDEGLAFAELARCATEPGLRASHAAQARQVFERLGATGSLRALDSWERPSSSRPETVPESSAL